Proteins from a single region of Theobroma cacao cultivar B97-61/B2 unplaced genomic scaffold, Criollo_cocoa_genome_V2, whole genome shotgun sequence:
- the LOC18589434 gene encoding isoamylase 1, chloroplastic isoform X2 has product MDLTCCTFCLQYAPLRRQTPPKPNLRTVSNNHATTSTTRMVVKARGGGGGGARRGAAEADTAVVEKPKIKRFQLSEGHPGPFGATLLDGGVNFAIYSANAVSATLCLITFSDLQQNRVTEQISLDPLTNKTGDVWHVFLRGDFKDMLYGYIFDGKFSPEKGHYYDSSKILLDPYAKAVISRGEFGALGPEDNCWPQMACMVPTSEDEFDWEGDLPLRYSQRDLIIYEMHVRGFTRHESSRTEFPGTYRGVVEKLDHLKELGVNCIELMPCHEFNELEYYSYNSILGDYKLNFWGYSTVNFFSPMIRYSSSGMHNCGRDAVNEFKYLVKEAHKRGIEVFMDVVFNHTAEGNENGPILSFRGVDNSVYYMLAPKGEYYNYSGCGNTFNCNHPVVRQFILDCLRYWVTEMHVDGFRFDLASIMTRSSSLWDLVNVFGNPLKGDLITTGTPLSSPPLIDMMSNDPVLRGVKLIAEAWDTGGLYQVGSFPHWGIWSEWNGKYRDIVRQFIKGTDGFSGAFAECLCGSPNLYQEGGRKPWNSVNFVCAHDGFTLADLVTYNNKHNLANGEDNNDGESHNNSWNCGQEGEFASISVKKLRKRQMRNFFLCLMVSQGIPMICMGDEYGHTKGGNNNTYCHDNYS; this is encoded by the exons ATGGACTTAACCTGTTGCACTTTCTGTTTGCAATATGCTCCATTGCGCCGGCAAACACCTCCAAAACCTAACTTGAGAACCGTCTCCAACAACCATGCAACAACATCAACCACTAGAATGGTGGTTAAAGCACGAGGAGGAGGAGGGGGTGGAGCAAGAAGAGGAGCGGCAGAGGCCGATACTGCAGTGGTTGAGAAGCCAAAGATAAAGAGATTTCAGCTGTCGGAGGGCCATCCCGGGCCATTCGGTGCCACTCTTCTAGACGGTGGCGTCAATTTTGCGATATATTCGGCCAATGCCGTTTCTGCTACTCTCTGCCTCATTACTTTCTCGGATTTGCAGCAG AATAGAGTTACAGAGCAGATATCTCTTGATCCATTGACTAATAAGACTGGAGATGTCTGGCATGTATTTTTGAGAGGAGACTTTAAAGATATGCTATATGGCTACATATTTGATGGCAAGTTCTCTCCTGAAAAAGGTCATTATTATGATTCTTCCAAGATACTCTTGGATCCATATGCAAAG GCAGTTATAAGCAGAGGGGAGTTTGGGGCTTTAGGGCCTGAAGATAATTGTTGGCCCCAAATGGCCTGCATGGTGCCTACTTCTGAAGATGAG TTTGACTGGGAAGGTGATTTGCCTCTGAGGTATTCACAAAGAGATCTCATCATATATGAAATGCATGTTCGAGGATTTACAAGGCATGAATCAAGCAGGACAGAGTTTCCTGGTACATACCGTGGTGTGGTGGAGAAGCTTGATCACTTGAAG GAACTCGGAGTCAACTGCATAGAATTAATGCCATGTCATGAATTCAATGAGTTGGAGTACTACAGTTACAATTCCATCTTGGGTGACTATAA GTTGAACTTTTGGGGATATTCAACAgtcaatttcttttctcccaTGATAAGATATTCATCTTCTGGTATGCATAACTGTGGTCGTGATGCCGTCAACGAATTCAAATATCTTGTTAAAGAAGCACATAAACGAGGAATTGAG GTCTTCATGGATGTTGTTTTCAATCACACAGCTGAGGGCAATGAGAATGGTCCCATTCTGTCTTTTAGGGGTGTTGATAACAGTGTCTATTACATGCTGGCGCCGAAG GGAGAGTACTATAATTATTCAGGTTGTGGAAACACATTCAATTGTAACCATCCTGTGGTGCGTCAATTTATATTAGACTGCTTAAG ATATTGGGTGACAGAAATGCAcgtggatggctttcgcttcgaCCTTGCTTCAATTATGACCAGGAGTAGCAG TCTCTGGGATTTGGTTAATGTATTTGGAAATCCTTTAAAAGGCGACTTGATAACAACCGGTACCCCTCTCAGCAGTCCCCCATTGATTGATATGATGAGTAATGATCCTGTACTTCGTGGAGTGAAG CTTATAGCCGAAGCATGGGATACAGGTGGCCTATATCAAGTTGGCTCATTTCCTCACTGGGGTATTTGGTCAGAATGGAATGGGAAG TATCGTGACATAGTACGGCAGTTTATCAAGGGTACAGATGGATTTTCTGGGGCTTTTGCTGAATGCCTTTGTGGAAGCCCTAACTTATATCAG GAAGGAGGAAGGAAACCATGGAACAGTGTCAACTTTGTATGTGCACATGATGGGTTTACTTTGGCAGATTTAGTTACCTATAATAACAAACACAACTTAGCAAACGGGGAAGACAACAATGATGGAGAAAGTCATAATAATAGCTGGAACTGTGGACAG GAGGGTGAGTTTGCGAGTATTTCGGTGAAGAAACTGAGGAAACGCCAAATGCGGAATTTCTTCCTCTGCCTTATGGTTTCCCAA GGTATCCCAATGATTTGCATGGGTGACGAATATGGTCACACAAAAGGGGGAAACAACAATACATACTGCCATGATAATTAT TCATGA
- the LOC18589434 gene encoding isoamylase 1, chloroplastic isoform X1, producing MDLTCCTFCLQYAPLRRQTPPKPNLRTVSNNHATTSTTRMVVKARGGGGGGARRGAAEADTAVVEKPKIKRFQLSEGHPGPFGATLLDGGVNFAIYSANAVSATLCLITFSDLQQNRVTEQISLDPLTNKTGDVWHVFLRGDFKDMLYGYIFDGKFSPEKGHYYDSSKILLDPYAKAVISRGEFGALGPEDNCWPQMACMVPTSEDEFDWEGDLPLRYSQRDLIIYEMHVRGFTRHESSRTEFPGTYRGVVEKLDHLKELGVNCIELMPCHEFNELEYYSYNSILGDYKLNFWGYSTVNFFSPMIRYSSSGMHNCGRDAVNEFKYLVKEAHKRGIEVFMDVVFNHTAEGNENGPILSFRGVDNSVYYMLAPKGEYYNYSGCGNTFNCNHPVVRQFILDCLRYWVTEMHVDGFRFDLASIMTRSSSLWDLVNVFGNPLKGDLITTGTPLSSPPLIDMMSNDPVLRGVKLIAEAWDTGGLYQVGSFPHWGIWSEWNGKYRDIVRQFIKGTDGFSGAFAECLCGSPNLYQEGGRKPWNSVNFVCAHDGFTLADLVTYNNKHNLANGEDNNDGESHNNSWNCGQEGEFASISVKKLRKRQMRNFFLCLMVSQGIPMICMGDEYGHTKGGNNNTYCHDNYINYFRWDKKEECSSDFFRFCCLMTKFRRECESLGLNDFPTAERLQWHGHTPGMPDWSDRSRFVAFTLIDSVKGEIYVAFNTSYLPVTITLPERPGYRWEPLVDTSKPAPFDFLSEELKERDIAIKQYVQFLDANLYPMLSYSTIILLLSPDGNA from the exons ATGGACTTAACCTGTTGCACTTTCTGTTTGCAATATGCTCCATTGCGCCGGCAAACACCTCCAAAACCTAACTTGAGAACCGTCTCCAACAACCATGCAACAACATCAACCACTAGAATGGTGGTTAAAGCACGAGGAGGAGGAGGGGGTGGAGCAAGAAGAGGAGCGGCAGAGGCCGATACTGCAGTGGTTGAGAAGCCAAAGATAAAGAGATTTCAGCTGTCGGAGGGCCATCCCGGGCCATTCGGTGCCACTCTTCTAGACGGTGGCGTCAATTTTGCGATATATTCGGCCAATGCCGTTTCTGCTACTCTCTGCCTCATTACTTTCTCGGATTTGCAGCAG AATAGAGTTACAGAGCAGATATCTCTTGATCCATTGACTAATAAGACTGGAGATGTCTGGCATGTATTTTTGAGAGGAGACTTTAAAGATATGCTATATGGCTACATATTTGATGGCAAGTTCTCTCCTGAAAAAGGTCATTATTATGATTCTTCCAAGATACTCTTGGATCCATATGCAAAG GCAGTTATAAGCAGAGGGGAGTTTGGGGCTTTAGGGCCTGAAGATAATTGTTGGCCCCAAATGGCCTGCATGGTGCCTACTTCTGAAGATGAG TTTGACTGGGAAGGTGATTTGCCTCTGAGGTATTCACAAAGAGATCTCATCATATATGAAATGCATGTTCGAGGATTTACAAGGCATGAATCAAGCAGGACAGAGTTTCCTGGTACATACCGTGGTGTGGTGGAGAAGCTTGATCACTTGAAG GAACTCGGAGTCAACTGCATAGAATTAATGCCATGTCATGAATTCAATGAGTTGGAGTACTACAGTTACAATTCCATCTTGGGTGACTATAA GTTGAACTTTTGGGGATATTCAACAgtcaatttcttttctcccaTGATAAGATATTCATCTTCTGGTATGCATAACTGTGGTCGTGATGCCGTCAACGAATTCAAATATCTTGTTAAAGAAGCACATAAACGAGGAATTGAG GTCTTCATGGATGTTGTTTTCAATCACACAGCTGAGGGCAATGAGAATGGTCCCATTCTGTCTTTTAGGGGTGTTGATAACAGTGTCTATTACATGCTGGCGCCGAAG GGAGAGTACTATAATTATTCAGGTTGTGGAAACACATTCAATTGTAACCATCCTGTGGTGCGTCAATTTATATTAGACTGCTTAAG ATATTGGGTGACAGAAATGCAcgtggatggctttcgcttcgaCCTTGCTTCAATTATGACCAGGAGTAGCAG TCTCTGGGATTTGGTTAATGTATTTGGAAATCCTTTAAAAGGCGACTTGATAACAACCGGTACCCCTCTCAGCAGTCCCCCATTGATTGATATGATGAGTAATGATCCTGTACTTCGTGGAGTGAAG CTTATAGCCGAAGCATGGGATACAGGTGGCCTATATCAAGTTGGCTCATTTCCTCACTGGGGTATTTGGTCAGAATGGAATGGGAAG TATCGTGACATAGTACGGCAGTTTATCAAGGGTACAGATGGATTTTCTGGGGCTTTTGCTGAATGCCTTTGTGGAAGCCCTAACTTATATCAG GAAGGAGGAAGGAAACCATGGAACAGTGTCAACTTTGTATGTGCACATGATGGGTTTACTTTGGCAGATTTAGTTACCTATAATAACAAACACAACTTAGCAAACGGGGAAGACAACAATGATGGAGAAAGTCATAATAATAGCTGGAACTGTGGACAG GAGGGTGAGTTTGCGAGTATTTCGGTGAAGAAACTGAGGAAACGCCAAATGCGGAATTTCTTCCTCTGCCTTATGGTTTCCCAA GGTATCCCAATGATTTGCATGGGTGACGAATATGGTCACACAAAAGGGGGAAACAACAATACATACTGCCATGATAATTAT ATTAACTACTTCCGGTGGGATAAAAAGGAAGAGTGTTCATCAGACTTCTTCAGGTTCTGCTGTCTCATGACCAAGTTCCGCCG TGAATGTGAGTCACTTGGCTTAAATGACTTCCCAACAGCAGAGAGACTGCAGTGGCATGGTCATACTCCTGGAATGCCAGACTGGTCTGACAGAAGCCGTTTTGTGGCTTTTACACTG ATTGATTCTGTGAAGGGAGAAATCTATGTTGCTTTCAACACCAGTTATTTGCCTGTTACGATTACATTGCCAGAGCGCCCAGGATATAGATGGGAGCCATTGGTGGACACCAGTAAGCCTGCAccatttgattttctctcCGAAGAACttaaagaaagagatattgCCATCAAACAATATGTTCAATTCCTTGATGCCAATCTGTACCCCATGCTCAGTTATTCTACTATTATTCTGCTACTTTCACCCGATGGAAATGCTTAG